Below is a genomic region from Deinococcus sp. YIM 134068.
CCCTGCGGGACGCCGAACGTGCGGCCATCGAGGCACGGTTAGGGCTGGGCGATCCTCTGCCCGTGCAATTCCTGAAGTTCGTGGGAAACGCCGTGCGGGGCGATTTCGGGCAGAGCTTCCTGTTCGGTACTCCCACCTTGCAGGTCATCGCCTCGCGCCTGGGCAACACGCTGATCCTGGCAGGGGCCGCCCTGACGCTGACGCTGCTCGTCGCGGTGCCGCTCGGGACGATCTGTGGCCTGCGCCCCCACTCCTGGCTGGACCGGCTGATCAGCGTGGTGAGCGTCGTGGTGCTGGCCGTGCCCGTCTTCTGGCTGGGCCTGATGTTGATTATCGCCCTCGCGGTGCTGCGCCCGGTTCTGCCCGCCGGGGGGATGTACACGACCGGGATGGAGGGCAATGTCCCAGACCTCCTGCGACACCTCCTGCTGCCCGCCGTGGTGCTGGCGAGCGCGTCCATCGCCGAACTGCTGCGCTACACCCGCTCCAGCGTCCGGAGTGCCGCACGGCTCGATCACGTCCGCACGGCGCGGGCGAAGGGGCTGCCCCAGCGAGCGGTGAACCTGCGCCACGTCCTGAAGAACGCCCTGATCCCGGTCGTGACGGTCATCGGCCTGCAACTTCCCCGGCTCGTGGGGGGTGCGGCGGTGACGGAGACCATCTTCGCCTGGCCCGGCATGGGACGCCTCAGCGTGGAGGCGGCGCTGGGGCGCGACTATCCGCTGATCCTCGGCGTGACGCTGGTCGTGGCGCTGGCCGTCGTGCTCTTCAACCTGCTCGTCGATCTGCTCTATCCCCTGATCGACCCGCGCATCCGGACCGAGGCCTGAGATGACGGCCCGGCTGATTCACCCCCCACAGGCCCCGGCCCAGCGAACGTGGCGGCGGTTGCGTCGCGACCCGGTGGCCGTCACGGCGGCGGCGGTGTTGGCCGGGGTGGTCCTGTTCGCGTTCCTGGGGCCGGTGGTGCGGCCCGTCGACCCCGACACCCTCGACCTGGGAAATACCCTGGGGCGGGCCAGTGGGCAGCACCCGCTGGGCACCGACGAGAATGGCCGCGACGTGC
It encodes:
- a CDS encoding ABC transporter permease, producing the protein MLSPGFVARRVLHALVVLAVVAVVTFFIVRLAPGGPSLLADPALRDAERAAIEARLGLGDPLPVQFLKFVGNAVRGDFGQSFLFGTPTLQVIASRLGNTLILAGAALTLTLLVAVPLGTICGLRPHSWLDRLISVVSVVVLAVPVFWLGLMLIIALAVLRPVLPAGGMYTTGMEGNVPDLLRHLLLPAVVLASASIAELLRYTRSSVRSAARLDHVRTARAKGLPQRAVNLRHVLKNALIPVVTVIGLQLPRLVGGAAVTETIFAWPGMGRLSVEAALGRDYPLILGVTLVVALAVVLFNLLVDLLYPLIDPRIRTEA